One genomic segment of Prochlorococcus marinus str. MIT 0919 includes these proteins:
- a CDS encoding type II toxin-antitoxin system prevent-host-death family antitoxin produces the protein MHENILYSFRRCPYAMRARWAIMRCEIKVELREIDLKNKPKELIKYSSKGTVPVLVTSNGRVIDESIDIIKWALGISTKNTLVRMNEFHSKDEAFEIIKENDTNFKYHLDRYKYSKRYIEEDKEAHKWKALNILIDWNNRIKENSGLQSQGWLLSSSESIADWSIWPFVRQYRNISPEEFDKEKGLKELGKWLKFYLNHNSYKYLMHKYPAWKHENTRNYFPVDSSKLIL, from the coding sequence ATGCATGAAAATATCTTATACAGCTTCCGACGGTGTCCCTATGCCATGCGAGCTAGGTGGGCAATAATGCGATGCGAGATAAAAGTTGAGCTTAGGGAAATTGATTTAAAAAATAAACCCAAAGAGCTGATTAAGTATTCTTCCAAAGGGACTGTACCAGTTTTAGTAACAAGTAATGGTAGGGTAATAGATGAAAGTATTGATATTATTAAATGGGCTCTAGGGATTAGTACTAAGAATACATTAGTTAGAATGAATGAATTTCATTCTAAAGACGAAGCTTTTGAAATTATTAAAGAAAATGATACTAATTTCAAATATCATCTAGATAGATATAAATATAGCAAAAGATATATTGAAGAAGATAAAGAAGCTCATAAATGGAAAGCTCTCAACATCTTGATTGATTGGAATAATAGAATTAAAGAAAATTCTGGATTACAATCACAGGGTTGGCTTTTATCTTCTAGTGAAAGTATTGCAGATTGGTCAATATGGCCTTTCGTTAGACAGTATCGTAATATATCTCCTGAAGAATTTGATAAAGAAAAGGGTCTTAAAGAATTAGGTAAATGGTTGAAATTCTATTTAAATCATAATTCCTATAAGTATCTAATGCATAAATATCCAGCTTGGAAACATGAGAACACTCGAAACTATTTCCCTGTTGATAGTTCTAAACTAATTCTCTAA
- a CDS encoding sodium/glutamate symporter, producing the protein MESILQALKIDLNFESNFYLFIAFAILVIFAILLTIGRRFNTAIQLERFGIPIALLAGTTSLLLGPFGPVPLLPQDVTDIWVNFPTPLLTLVFATLMLGSPIPSREGLLKPVLSQALFGLLLGFGQYLVGGVVVLLVLMPFLGVDPLMGCLIEVGFEGGHGAAAVMGRSFENIGFSDGLDLGLAMATVGLLSSTFIGSGVIILGRFVGWVRPFKNIYQEQEVEVTQITLSDQFKSILINLGLIGCAVLIGLTFLLLFRFIGDLIGGTFNDVVSVFPVFPLALLGSLLVRYLLERFEKTKLVSEILQREIGILSTDLLITTAMAGLNIPLLLKDWQTLLILAITGLSWNLFGIFVFSSISFKEKWFERSIIEFGNATGVAASGILLLRLADPDDRTKTLPVFSIKQLFLQPLLSGGLITVIAPIAITSFGLKTWTGFCGVMTILVISIAIFMRNSTYQEQF; encoded by the coding sequence ATGGAATCAATCCTCCAAGCATTAAAAATCGATTTAAATTTTGAAAGCAATTTCTATTTATTTATTGCTTTCGCAATTCTTGTAATTTTCGCAATTTTGTTAACTATAGGTCGGAGATTTAACACAGCTATTCAGCTGGAAAGATTTGGTATTCCAATAGCTTTACTTGCCGGGACAACATCTCTGCTCTTAGGGCCATTCGGACCAGTTCCTCTTTTGCCTCAGGATGTGACAGATATTTGGGTAAATTTTCCCACTCCATTATTGACTTTGGTTTTTGCAACGTTGATGCTTGGAAGCCCTATACCTTCAAGAGAAGGCCTTTTAAAACCAGTTCTCAGTCAAGCTCTTTTTGGACTTCTATTAGGGTTTGGTCAGTACCTAGTTGGAGGAGTTGTTGTTCTATTGGTGTTAATGCCATTTCTTGGTGTTGACCCTTTAATGGGTTGCCTGATTGAAGTGGGTTTTGAGGGTGGGCATGGTGCGGCTGCTGTAATGGGAAGAAGCTTTGAGAATATTGGCTTTAGTGATGGTCTAGACCTTGGCTTGGCAATGGCAACAGTCGGTTTACTCTCTTCGACTTTTATAGGGAGTGGGGTAATAATTCTTGGACGTTTTGTTGGCTGGGTTAGGCCTTTTAAAAATATTTATCAGGAGCAAGAGGTTGAGGTTACACAAATCACACTAAGTGATCAATTTAAATCAATTTTGATAAACCTTGGCTTAATAGGCTGTGCAGTTTTAATTGGGTTAACTTTCTTGCTTTTATTTAGATTTATTGGAGATCTTATAGGAGGTACTTTTAATGATGTTGTATCGGTTTTTCCAGTCTTTCCTTTGGCTTTATTAGGTTCACTACTTGTAAGATATCTTTTAGAAAGGTTTGAAAAGACAAAACTTGTTTCTGAGATACTTCAAAGAGAAATTGGCATTTTATCTACGGATCTTCTTATTACCACTGCGATGGCAGGTCTAAACATACCTCTTTTATTAAAAGATTGGCAGACTTTATTAATACTCGCTATTACAGGATTGAGTTGGAACCTTTTTGGAATATTCGTTTTCTCAAGTATATCTTTTAAAGAAAAGTGGTTTGAAAGGTCGATTATAGAGTTTGGCAATGCTACTGGGGTTGCAGCCAGTGGAATCTTACTACTTCGTCTGGCTGACCCTGATGATAGGACTAAAACTTTACCTGTATTTTCAATAAAACAATTATTTTTGCAACCATTGCTTTCGGGAGGCTTGATTACAGTAATTGCTCCTATAGCAATTACTTCGTTTGGATTAAAAACATGGACAGGTTTCTGCGGTGTAATGACAATATTAGTTATTTCAATTGCTATATTTATGCGAAATAGCACATACCAAGAACAGTTTTAA
- a CDS encoding 3'-5' exonuclease has translation MQKNLSFDFDSDELQKGASLEKILILDTETSGLDPKKDKCIEVGAILFDVGTKSVLAQISFLMPVDVNAAERINKISPEITNLSQPWELGIQYFEALVEASDAIVAHNAAFDSQWFGLGRLREIKKPWICSMEDISWPSHLQIRSRPSVRDLALAYEIPVWSAHRALTDCIYLAEVFRRCDELGELLVRGLEPRALMRAEVSYDERHLAKNAGFRWNEPIQGAWTRRLTNSEALELDFPVVLVE, from the coding sequence ATGCAAAAAAACCTTAGCTTTGATTTTGATTCGGATGAATTACAAAAGGGAGCATCTCTAGAAAAAATATTGATCCTAGATACAGAGACCAGTGGTCTTGACCCTAAGAAAGATAAATGTATAGAAGTTGGCGCAATCCTTTTTGATGTGGGCACAAAATCAGTATTGGCTCAAATATCATTTTTAATGCCAGTTGATGTAAATGCAGCAGAAAGGATTAACAAGATTTCGCCTGAAATAACAAATTTATCTCAACCATGGGAATTAGGAATTCAATATTTTGAAGCTCTTGTCGAAGCTTCTGATGCAATCGTTGCCCATAATGCAGCTTTTGATAGCCAATGGTTTGGCTTAGGCCGGCTTAGAGAAATTAAAAAACCTTGGATTTGTTCCATGGAAGACATCTCTTGGCCAAGTCATCTTCAAATAAGGAGCCGCCCTTCCGTTAGAGATTTGGCTCTTGCATATGAGATACCTGTTTGGAGCGCTCATAGAGCTTTGACTGATTGCATTTACTTGGCAGAAGTTTTTAGGAGATGTGATGAGCTTGGAGAACTTTTGGTTAGAGGGCTTGAGCCAAGAGCCTTAATGCGAGCTGAAGTCTCATATGATGAAAGACACTTGGCCAAAAATGCAGGTTTTCGTTGGAATGAACCGATTCAGGGTGCCTGGACCCGTCGACTAACCAATTCCGAAGCTTTAGAACTTGACTTTCCAGTGGTGTTAGTTGAATAA
- a CDS encoding chlorophyll a/b binding light-harvesting protein: MQTYGNPDVTYGWWAGNSGVTNRSGKFIAAHAAHTGLISFWAGAFTLFELARFDPSVPMGHQPLIALPHLATLGIGYDETGAFVGGSSVIAVAIVHLVASMVYGAGGLLHSLFFSGDMQDSEVAQARKFKLEWDNPDNQTFILGHHLIFFGVACIWFVEWAKWHGIYDPSLGAVRQVEYNLNLASIWDHQFDFLAINNLEDVLGGHAFLAFLEITGGAFHIATKQIGEYSKFKGAGLLSAEAVLSWSLAGIGWMAIVAAFWCATNTTVYPVEYFGEVLQIKFGVAPYWVDTVDLAEGAHTSRAWLTNVHYYLGFFYIQGHLWHALRAMGFDFKRVTNALSNVGTASVTLSD; the protein is encoded by the coding sequence ATGCAGACATATGGAAATCCGGACGTCACCTACGGGTGGTGGGCTGGTAATTCTGGGGTCACCAACCGCTCAGGCAAATTTATCGCAGCTCATGCCGCTCACACTGGCTTGATCTCTTTCTGGGCTGGTGCCTTCACTTTATTTGAATTAGCTCGTTTTGACCCATCTGTACCAATGGGTCACCAACCATTGATCGCTCTACCTCATTTAGCGACATTAGGTATTGGTTATGACGAAACAGGCGCTTTTGTTGGAGGTAGCAGTGTAATAGCTGTTGCAATCGTTCACCTTGTTGCCTCAATGGTTTATGGCGCTGGAGGACTGCTTCATTCACTGTTCTTCAGTGGTGATATGCAGGACTCTGAAGTTGCCCAAGCCAGAAAGTTTAAATTGGAATGGGATAACCCTGACAATCAAACTTTCATTCTTGGCCACCATTTAATTTTCTTTGGTGTCGCTTGTATTTGGTTTGTTGAATGGGCAAAGTGGCATGGTATTTATGATCCTTCATTGGGAGCTGTAAGGCAGGTTGAATACAACCTCAATCTGGCTTCTATATGGGATCACCAGTTTGACTTCCTTGCTATCAATAACTTGGAAGATGTTTTAGGAGGCCATGCATTCTTGGCATTCTTAGAAATTACTGGTGGTGCATTCCATATTGCTACTAAGCAAATAGGTGAATACAGCAAATTCAAAGGTGCTGGACTTCTTTCTGCAGAAGCAGTACTTTCTTGGTCTTTAGCAGGTATTGGCTGGATGGCAATTGTTGCAGCATTCTGGTGTGCAACTAATACCACCGTTTATCCTGTCGAATACTTTGGGGAAGTACTTCAAATTAAGTTTGGAGTAGCTCCTTATTGGGTTGATACAGTCGACCTTGCTGAAGGTGCTCATACTTCCAGAGCCTGGTTGACAAATGTCCATTATTATCTTGGTTTCTTTTATATCCAAGGTCATCTTTGGCATGCTTTACGTGCTATGGGCTTTGACTTTAAGAGAGTGACTAATGCATTAAGTAATGTAGGAACAGCTAGCGTTACCTTGTCAGATTAG
- the hisS gene encoding histidine--tRNA ligase codes for MANFQSLRGMVDLLPMHTERWQLVEDIFRKHFSRAGLQEIRTPLIEVTDLFARGIGEATDVVGKEMYSFLDRGKRSCTLRPEGTASVVRALIQHGLLAKGPQRLWYSGPMFRYERPQAGRQRQFHQVGVEFFGLQSVMADAELISIAWDLLSELQLKELTLELNTLGTFDDRMNYHKHLVSWLENNFKLLDKDSQDRLYKNPLRILDSKEPSTKKLLEEAPLLKDFLCDESLKRFSDLKNILKNLEIPFTTNDKLVRGLDYYCHTAFEITSKQLGAQSTICGGGRYDRLVEQLGGKSTPSIGWAIGMERLMMLLQENYQDLNTPDAYVINRGIDAELEALSLARKLRAKKLSIDLDISQAAFSKQFKRANRSNAKWAIIIGEDEIKKGEVQLKRLATYNKNNQSNEHNISISDFEKLIQVLSDN; via the coding sequence TTGGCTAATTTTCAAAGTTTGCGAGGTATGGTTGATCTTTTGCCAATGCATACTGAGCGATGGCAATTGGTTGAAGATATCTTTCGGAAGCATTTTTCAAGAGCAGGTTTGCAAGAAATTAGAACACCTTTGATAGAAGTTACAGATTTATTTGCGAGAGGCATAGGAGAAGCAACAGATGTTGTAGGCAAGGAAATGTATTCATTTCTCGATCGAGGTAAAAGGTCTTGTACACTGCGGCCAGAAGGAACAGCATCTGTTGTAAGAGCTTTAATACAGCATGGATTATTAGCTAAAGGGCCTCAGAGGCTTTGGTATTCCGGTCCAATGTTTAGATATGAACGCCCCCAAGCTGGAAGACAAAGGCAATTTCATCAAGTTGGGGTTGAATTTTTTGGACTTCAATCTGTTATGGCAGATGCAGAATTAATTTCTATTGCCTGGGATCTTTTGAGCGAACTGCAGTTGAAAGAGTTGACTTTAGAGTTGAATACCTTAGGAACATTTGATGATCGTATGAATTATCACAAACATCTAGTTTCTTGGTTGGAAAATAATTTTAAATTACTGGATAAAGACTCACAAGATCGTCTTTACAAGAACCCTTTAAGAATTCTTGATAGCAAAGAACCTTCAACTAAAAAACTTTTAGAAGAAGCCCCACTATTAAAAGATTTCCTATGTGATGAAAGCTTGAAACGTTTTTCTGATTTAAAAAATATTTTAAAGAACCTTGAAATTCCGTTCACTACAAACGACAAATTAGTACGAGGTCTTGATTATTATTGCCATACGGCATTTGAAATAACAAGTAAACAACTTGGCGCGCAGTCTACAATTTGTGGAGGTGGTCGATATGACCGATTAGTCGAACAGCTTGGAGGCAAAAGTACTCCTTCTATTGGCTGGGCTATTGGAATGGAAAGACTAATGATGCTATTGCAAGAAAACTATCAAGATCTAAATACTCCGGATGCATATGTTATTAATCGTGGGATAGATGCAGAATTGGAAGCCCTTTCCTTGGCTAGAAAACTTAGAGCCAAGAAACTTAGTATTGATTTAGATATTTCCCAGGCAGCATTCTCTAAACAATTTAAAAGAGCAAATCGCTCAAATGCAAAATGGGCTATTATAATTGGAGAAGATGAGATCAAGAAAGGAGAAGTACAATTAAAAAGACTTGCAACTTATAATAAAAACAATCAATCAAATGAACATAACATAAGTATTTCTGATTTCGAGAAACTTATTCAAGTATTATCTGATAATTGA